Proteins from one Acidiphilium multivorum AIU301 genomic window:
- a CDS encoding NAD(P)-dependent oxidoreductase: MSLKIGVIGLGRMGAAMAARLIERGHQVCGWNRTAARAEAIQGLAAKASPAEVAMSADYVIVMLLDETASRAAYHGEGGLLSANLQQALVIDMSTLKPADMQANAEAVTAHGGRFVACPVGGTVGPARSGKLLGLAGGDAATIDAAKPVLDELCDRMERFDTPQAAAAMKLAVNLPLLAAFQALGEAALITRDYGISPERLLGIIGKSSGGAPAFATRSAAIITEMGGTRSESVGFSLEAVEKDLRLMDEAGDAAGFNLKLVESVRRAAHDAVREGWGDRDLAALAAFNLRA, encoded by the coding sequence ATGAGTCTGAAGATTGGCGTGATCGGTCTTGGCCGGATGGGTGCTGCGATGGCGGCGCGGTTGATCGAGCGCGGCCATCAGGTCTGCGGCTGGAACCGGACGGCGGCGCGGGCCGAAGCGATCCAGGGGCTCGCGGCCAAGGCGTCGCCGGCGGAGGTGGCCATGTCGGCCGATTACGTTATCGTGATGCTGCTGGACGAGACGGCCTCGCGCGCGGCCTATCACGGCGAGGGCGGGCTGCTGAGCGCCAATCTGCAGCAGGCCCTCGTGATCGACATGAGCACGCTGAAGCCCGCCGACATGCAGGCCAATGCCGAGGCGGTCACCGCGCATGGCGGGCGTTTCGTGGCCTGCCCCGTGGGCGGCACGGTCGGCCCGGCGCGGTCGGGCAAGCTGCTCGGCCTTGCCGGCGGCGATGCCGCGACGATCGACGCCGCGAAGCCGGTTCTCGACGAGCTGTGCGACCGGATGGAGCGGTTCGACACGCCGCAGGCCGCGGCGGCGATGAAGCTCGCGGTCAACCTGCCGTTGCTGGCCGCGTTCCAGGCGCTGGGCGAGGCCGCGTTGATCACCCGCGATTACGGGATTTCGCCGGAACGGCTGCTCGGCATCATCGGCAAGAGTTCCGGCGGCGCACCTGCCTTTGCCACCCGCAGCGCCGCGATCATCACCGAGATGGGCGGCACGCGCAGCGAGTCGGTCGGCTTCTCGCTCGAGGCGGTCGAGAAGGATCTCCGCCTGATGGACGAGGCGGGCGATGCCGCCGGCTTCAACCTGAAACTGGTCGAATCGGTCCGCCGCGCGGCGCATGACGCCGTGCGCGAAGGCTGGGGCGACCGCGACCTCGCGGCGCTGGCGGCCTTCAACCTCCGCGCCTGA
- a CDS encoding enoyl-CoA hydratase/isomerase family protein, with protein MTETPPILERHGAIARLRLNRPALRNRLGADDLAVLLGHCATLAADDSVRVVVFEAAGPVFSAGFDLDALSRGDTGDAEDGPGGIGRVGTALAALPQPVIARLHGNLYGGAVDLALACDFRIGVTGMELLMPAARIGLHYYRSGLARAVERIGPDATRLLFVSAQAIDAATLLRIGYLTQLAAADGLDAAVDALAARLEANAPLAVRGMKAAIARLAAGTLDGESFAAGLDAAHRDPVFIEAMGALRAKKRGG; from the coding sequence ATGACCGAAACACCCCCGATTCTCGAACGCCACGGCGCCATCGCCCGGCTGCGGCTGAACCGCCCCGCCCTGCGCAACCGGCTCGGCGCGGACGATCTTGCCGTCCTGCTCGGCCATTGCGCCACGCTCGCGGCGGACGATTCGGTCCGCGTCGTCGTGTTCGAGGCCGCCGGACCGGTCTTCAGCGCCGGCTTCGATCTCGATGCGCTCTCGCGCGGCGACACCGGCGATGCCGAGGACGGGCCGGGCGGCATCGGCCGCGTGGGCACGGCGCTCGCCGCCCTGCCCCAGCCGGTCATCGCCCGGCTGCACGGCAATCTCTATGGCGGCGCGGTCGATCTCGCCCTCGCCTGCGATTTCCGCATCGGTGTGACCGGCATGGAACTGCTGATGCCGGCGGCGCGGATCGGCCTGCATTATTACCGCTCGGGGCTCGCCCGCGCGGTCGAGCGGATCGGGCCGGACGCGACACGCCTGCTCTTCGTCTCGGCGCAGGCGATCGATGCGGCAACCCTGCTGCGGATCGGCTACCTGACCCAGTTGGCAGCCGCGGACGGGCTGGATGCGGCGGTCGACGCCCTCGCCGCCCGGCTGGAAGCCAATGCGCCCCTCGCCGTGCGCGGCATGAAGGCGGCGATCGCCAGGCTCGCAGCCGGCACGCTGGATGGCGAATCGTTCGCCGCCGGCCTCGACGCCGCGCACCGCGACCCGGTCTTCATCGAGGCCATGGGGGCGCTGCGGGCGAAGAAGCGCGGCGGCTGA
- the pnp gene encoding polyribonucleotide nucleotidyltransferase, producing the protein MFDKYFRKELDWGGRKLILETGKVARQADGAVVASYGDTVVLATVVGARSVKPGQDFFPLTVNYQEKFYAAGRIPGGFFKREGRPTERETLTSRLIDRPIRPLFPHGFRNEVQVIVNVLSHDLENEPDIVSLVAASAALTLSGIPFFGPVGAARIGYIDGEYILNPTSAQIAESRLDLVLAGTEEGVLMVESEAHELSEETMLGAVTFGHAAFQPVIQAIIELAEHAAKDPWPLVEESDEEKALAARVDELAREGLRAAYAEREKTARHEKIGAVKAAVLETLAAEERSVEKAKGMFKELEADIVRNAILDNGIRIDGRDTRTVRPILAEVGVLPRTHGSALFTRGETQALVVATLGTAQDEQIVDAIEGEYRERFLLHYNFPPFSVGETGRVGSPGRREVGHGKLAWRAIHPLLPGKDKFPYTLRVVSEITESNGSSSMATVCGTSLALMDAGVPLPRPVAGIAMGLIKEDKGFAVLSDILGDEDHLGDMDFKVAGTEAGVTSLQMDIKITSITPEIMKIALDQAKDGRLHILGEMSKALTGAREGVSANAPRITVINVPKDKIRDVIGTGGKVIREIVEYSGCKIDIEDDGTIKIAATSDEQAQKAIDRIRSLTSEPEVGQIYTGKVVKIADFGAFVNFFGARDGLVHISELAQGRVARTGDVVKVGDTVKVKMIGLDDRGKVKLSMRVVDQATGADISDQVGAKGGRREDAAE; encoded by the coding sequence ATGTTTGACAAGTATTTCCGCAAGGAACTCGACTGGGGCGGGCGCAAGCTCATCCTCGAAACCGGCAAGGTTGCCCGCCAGGCCGATGGCGCCGTCGTCGCCTCCTATGGCGACACCGTGGTGCTCGCCACCGTGGTCGGCGCCCGCTCGGTGAAGCCGGGGCAGGATTTCTTCCCGCTCACCGTGAACTACCAGGAGAAATTCTACGCCGCCGGCCGGATTCCCGGCGGTTTCTTCAAGCGCGAAGGCCGCCCGACCGAGCGTGAGACGCTGACCTCCCGCCTGATCGACCGGCCGATCCGCCCGCTCTTCCCGCACGGGTTCCGCAACGAGGTGCAGGTCATCGTCAACGTGCTCAGCCACGACCTCGAGAACGAGCCGGACATCGTCTCGCTCGTCGCCGCCTCGGCCGCGCTGACCCTCTCCGGCATTCCGTTCTTCGGCCCGGTTGGCGCCGCCCGCATCGGCTATATCGACGGTGAATACATCCTGAACCCGACCTCCGCGCAGATTGCCGAAAGCCGGCTCGACCTCGTGCTCGCCGGCACGGAAGAGGGCGTGCTGATGGTCGAGTCCGAGGCGCACGAGCTGTCGGAAGAAACCATGCTCGGCGCCGTCACCTTCGGCCATGCGGCGTTCCAGCCGGTGATCCAGGCGATCATCGAGCTCGCCGAGCATGCCGCGAAGGACCCCTGGCCGCTGGTCGAGGAGAGCGACGAGGAGAAGGCGCTCGCCGCCCGCGTCGACGAACTCGCCCGCGAGGGCCTGCGCGCCGCCTATGCCGAGCGCGAGAAGACCGCCCGCCACGAGAAGATCGGCGCGGTGAAGGCCGCGGTGCTGGAGACGCTCGCCGCCGAGGAGCGGTCGGTCGAGAAGGCCAAGGGCATGTTCAAGGAGCTCGAGGCCGACATCGTCCGCAACGCGATCCTCGACAACGGCATCCGCATCGACGGGCGCGACACCCGCACCGTCCGCCCGATCCTCGCCGAGGTCGGCGTGCTGCCGCGCACCCACGGCTCCGCCCTGTTCACCCGCGGCGAGACGCAGGCCCTCGTGGTCGCGACCCTCGGCACCGCGCAGGACGAGCAGATCGTCGATGCGATCGAGGGCGAATACCGCGAGCGCTTCCTGCTGCACTACAACTTCCCGCCCTTCTCGGTGGGCGAGACCGGCCGCGTCGGCAGCCCCGGCCGCCGCGAAGTGGGCCACGGCAAGCTCGCCTGGCGCGCCATCCACCCGCTGCTGCCGGGCAAGGACAAGTTCCCCTACACGCTGCGCGTCGTCTCCGAGATCACCGAGAGCAACGGCTCCTCCTCGATGGCGACGGTGTGCGGCACCTCGCTCGCGCTGATGGATGCCGGCGTGCCGCTGCCGCGCCCTGTGGCTGGCATCGCCATGGGCCTGATCAAGGAGGACAAGGGCTTCGCCGTGCTCTCCGACATCCTGGGCGATGAGGACCATCTCGGCGACATGGACTTCAAGGTGGCCGGCACCGAGGCGGGCGTCACCAGCCTGCAGATGGACATCAAGATCACCTCGATCACGCCCGAGATCATGAAGATCGCGCTGGATCAGGCGAAGGACGGGCGCCTGCACATCCTTGGCGAGATGTCCAAGGCGCTGACCGGCGCGCGCGAGGGCGTGTCCGCCAACGCGCCGCGCATCACCGTGATCAACGTGCCGAAGGACAAGATCCGCGACGTGATCGGCACCGGCGGCAAGGTGATCCGCGAGATCGTCGAGTATTCGGGCTGCAAGATCGACATCGAGGACGATGGCACGATCAAGATCGCGGCCACCTCGGACGAGCAGGCGCAAAAGGCGATCGACCGCATCCGCTCGCTGACCTCCGAGCCGGAAGTCGGCCAGATCTACACCGGCAAGGTCGTCAAGATCGCCGATTTCGGCGCGTTCGTGAACTTCTTCGGCGCGCGTGACGGCCTGGTCCATATCAGCGAGCTGGCGCAGGGCCGCGTCGCCCGCACCGGCGATGTGGTGAAGGTCGGCGATACCGTGAAGGTGAAGATGATCGGGCTCGACGATCGCGGCAAGGTGAAGCTGTCGATGCGGGTGGTCGATCAGGCGACCGGTGCCGACATCTCCGACCAGGTCGGCGCCAAGGGTGGCCGGCGCGAAGACGCCGCCGAGTAA
- a CDS encoding MFS transporter: MTPDTKTTTATAAADSPFRNLLLFAGILLIAVNLRAALASVSPLLTPIGAALGLGPLGLTVLATIPVVCFAALAPVSIMLQRRIGLEAAMMTVLVLLAAGLLIRVLGGAAALFAGTVMGGAAIAMGNVLLPGLVKRDFPTRVGLVTGCYTTVMTTIASVAAAVSVPVADATPLAWRGALGLWAVPAIVAAAVWAPQLAHGAHRLSHTPTSGAFRKLARSPLAWAVTMFMGLQSLGFYSILSWLPAILHAHGSTRRWPGSCSRRRPSSPFRRRWSRRASPPAAATSGCCLRVCSPSSVSAMSG; the protein is encoded by the coding sequence ATGACCCCAGACACGAAGACAACGACGGCCACCGCCGCCGCCGACAGCCCCTTTCGGAACCTGCTGCTCTTTGCCGGCATCCTGCTCATCGCCGTGAACCTGCGCGCGGCGCTGGCCTCGGTCTCGCCGCTGCTCACCCCGATCGGCGCGGCCCTCGGCCTCGGGCCGCTCGGGCTCACCGTGCTCGCCACCATCCCCGTCGTCTGCTTCGCTGCACTCGCGCCGGTCAGCATCATGCTGCAGCGGCGGATCGGGCTGGAAGCGGCGATGATGACGGTGCTGGTGCTGCTCGCCGCCGGCCTGCTGATCCGCGTGCTCGGGGGAGCGGCCGCGCTGTTCGCCGGCACGGTGATGGGCGGGGCGGCGATCGCGATGGGCAACGTGCTGCTGCCGGGGCTGGTCAAGCGCGATTTTCCCACCCGCGTCGGGCTCGTCACCGGCTGCTACACCACGGTGATGACGACGATCGCCTCGGTCGCCGCGGCGGTCAGCGTGCCGGTTGCCGATGCCACTCCCTTAGCCTGGCGCGGCGCGCTGGGGCTGTGGGCGGTGCCGGCGATCGTCGCGGCGGCGGTCTGGGCGCCGCAGCTCGCCCATGGCGCCCACCGGCTGAGCCACACGCCGACGTCGGGCGCGTTCCGCAAGCTGGCGCGCAGCCCGCTGGCCTGGGCGGTGACGATGTTCATGGGCCTGCAGTCGCTCGGCTTCTACTCGATCCTGTCCTGGCTGCCGGCCATCCTGCACGCCCACGGATCAACCCGACGATGGCCGGGATCATGCTCTCGACGACGACCCTCGTCGCCATTCCGGCGGCGCTGGTCACGCCGAGCCTCGCCACCCGCAGCCGCGACCAGCGGCTGCTGCTTGCGAGTCTGCTCGCCATCGTCAGTGTCGGCTATGTCGGGCTGA
- a CDS encoding 2OG-Fe(II) oxygenase has translation MTASPVVDFEGLAATETSADPFPHLVMRGFVRPERLTSVVADLPPLGARGSFPIESVRLGPNAAQLMDEMKGERMRQIIAGKFGLDLDGAPVMLTLRGRTDARDGKIHCDSIAKRVTILLYLNPASEAWARQDGCLRLLRGPDDLEDYAVEVPPVDGTLLVFPNGPTTWHGHRTYVGKRYTVQMNYMTTDAKARYEMRRHRVSALVKRLLPAA, from the coding sequence ATGACCGCCAGCCCCGTCGTCGATTTCGAAGGCCTTGCCGCGACCGAGACCTCCGCCGACCCTTTCCCGCATCTCGTGATGCGCGGCTTCGTCCGGCCGGAACGCCTGACCAGCGTGGTCGCCGACCTGCCGCCGCTGGGCGCGCGGGGCAGCTTTCCGATCGAATCCGTCAGGCTCGGACCGAACGCCGCACAGCTGATGGACGAGATGAAGGGCGAGCGGATGCGGCAGATCATCGCCGGCAAATTCGGCCTCGACCTCGACGGCGCGCCGGTGATGCTGACGCTCCGCGGCCGCACCGATGCGCGCGACGGCAAGATCCATTGCGATTCGATCGCCAAGCGGGTGACCATCCTGCTCTATCTCAACCCGGCCAGCGAGGCTTGGGCGCGGCAGGATGGATGCCTGCGGCTGCTGCGCGGGCCGGACGATCTCGAGGATTACGCGGTGGAGGTGCCGCCGGTCGACGGCACGCTGCTCGTCTTCCCGAACGGCCCGACCACCTGGCACGGCCACCGCACCTATGTCGGCAAGCGCTACACGGTGCAGATGAATTACATGACGACCGATGCCAAGGCACGCTACGAAATGCGCCGGCATCGCGTTTCGGCGCTGGTCAAGCGCCTCCTGCCAGCCGCCTGA
- a CDS encoding DoxX family protein gives MLAGRLALALLYVQAGWSKVVHWPGIVHLLTHLDAPAPTLGAVIAVVCELGAGGLVMLGLRTRPAAIVLILFTIAANWLAHRFWLMQGQAAAAAEIQFFLDLAICGGLLLLASAGPGRFSLDRR, from the coding sequence ATGCTCGCCGGCAGGCTGGCGCTGGCGCTACTCTACGTGCAGGCGGGGTGGAGCAAGGTCGTGCACTGGCCTGGAATCGTGCATCTGCTCACCCATCTCGACGCCCCGGCGCCGACGCTCGGCGCGGTGATCGCCGTGGTCTGCGAACTCGGGGCCGGCGGCCTCGTGATGCTCGGGCTGCGGACCCGTCCGGCCGCGATCGTGCTGATTCTGTTCACCATTGCCGCCAACTGGCTGGCGCACCGCTTCTGGCTGATGCAGGGCCAGGCCGCGGCGGCGGCGGAAATCCAGTTCTTTCTGGATTTGGCGATCTGTGGCGGCCTGCTGCTGCTGGCCTCCGCCGGGCCGGGGCGCTTCTCGCTGGACCGGCGCTGA
- the rpsU gene encoding 30S ribosomal protein S21 has product MQVLVRDNNVDQALKALKKKLQREGVFREMKLRRHYEKPSERRAREAAEAVRRARKMERKRIEREGF; this is encoded by the coding sequence GTGCAAGTTCTCGTTCGTGACAACAATGTCGATCAGGCGCTGAAGGCGCTCAAGAAGAAGCTTCAGCGTGAAGGCGTGTTCCGCGAGATGAAGTTGCGCCGGCACTACGAAAAGCCCTCCGAGCGCCGTGCCCGCGAGGCGGCCGAAGCCGTTCGCCGCGCCCGCAAGATGGAGCGCAAGCGGATCGAGCGCGAAGGGTTCTGA
- the def gene encoding peptide deformylase — protein MALLKLARLGHPVLFAKAEPVADPAAPEIARLLHDMAETLADAGGVGLAAPQVHVPLRLFIYRVPESRAGGGEHDGPRGLSAVINPELVLHPGEPVEDWEGCLSIPGMSALVPRAARLTLRAMDATGAPFSREAAGFHARVIQHEADHLDGILYPQRLRDPRLMGFNEEVARFRDEIARAAGEL, from the coding sequence ATGGCGCTTCTGAAACTGGCCCGGCTGGGCCATCCCGTGCTGTTCGCGAAGGCCGAGCCGGTCGCGGATCCGGCCGCGCCGGAGATTGCCCGCCTGTTGCACGACATGGCCGAGACGCTGGCGGATGCCGGAGGCGTCGGCCTTGCGGCGCCGCAGGTGCATGTGCCGCTGCGGCTCTTCATCTATCGGGTGCCGGAGAGCCGCGCCGGCGGCGGCGAGCATGATGGCCCGCGCGGTCTTTCGGCGGTGATCAATCCGGAACTCGTCCTGCATCCCGGAGAACCAGTCGAGGACTGGGAAGGGTGCCTGTCGATTCCCGGCATGAGCGCGCTGGTGCCCCGCGCCGCCAGACTGACACTGCGCGCCATGGACGCGACCGGCGCGCCGTTCAGCCGGGAGGCCGCGGGGTTTCACGCCCGCGTGATCCAGCACGAGGCCGATCATCTGGACGGCATTCTCTATCCGCAGCGCCTGCGCGACCCGCGGCTGATGGGATTCAACGAGGAAGTGGCGCGGTTCCGCGACGAGATCGCGCGCGCCGCAGGAGAGTTGTGA